One stretch of Glycine soja cultivar W05 chromosome 7, ASM419377v2, whole genome shotgun sequence DNA includes these proteins:
- the LOC114417924 gene encoding uncharacterized protein LOC114417924 has product MTTSSGSVKNAMPPGLQEPNINAEPSSSADDCSNSNTKPIVLVTNSDGIESPGLVHLVEALVLQGLCDVHVCVPQSDKSASAHSVTRGETVEAFSAQINGATAFEVSGTPVDCVSLALSGALFSWSKPMLVISGINRGSSCGHHMFYSGVVAGAREALLCGVPSLSISLNWKKDESQETDFKDAVVLCLPLIIAAIRDVVNGTFTKSCFLNIEIPTSPLTCKGFKLTKQSMWRSTLNWQAVSTSRYPPGHFLASKQGFGLQFAQIGRDASAAGAARRLTTQKKNLEIVESIGAAGKPDSNRVKKYFRLEFSEKQLEDIDDDLDYRALESGFVAVTPLSLSPHTETNIQMAASDWISSVFPGEQ; this is encoded by the exons ATGACGACGTCGTCCGGTTCCGTGAAGAACGCGATGCCCCCAGGCCTCCAAGAACCCAACATCAATGCCGAACCCTCTTCCTCCGCCGACGATTGCTCCAACTCCAACACGAAGCCCATCGTGTTGGTCACCAACAGTGACGGCATTGAGTCTCCGGGCCTCGTTCACCTCGTCGAAGCCCTCGTGCTCCAGGGCCTCTGCGACGTCCATGTCTGCGTTCCTCAATC GGACAAATCGGCTTCGGCCCACTCTGTCACTCGCGGAGAAACCGTTGAAGCTTTTTCGGCACAAATTAATGGCGCCACCGCCTTTGAAGTTTCAG GAACTCCTGTGGATTGTGTTTCACTAGCGTTATCTGGGGCCTTGTTTTCATGGTCAAAACCTATGCTG GTTATTAGTGGAATTAACCGGGGATCAAGCTGTGGTCATCACAT GTTCTACTCAGGTGTTGTTGCTGGAGCAAGAGAGGCGTTGTTATGTGGTGTACCTTCATTGTCAATATCATTAAATTG GAAGAAGGATGAAAGTCAAGAGACTGATTTCAAGGATGCAGTAGTACTCTGTTTACCTTTAATAATTGCTGCTATCAGGGATGTTGTAAACGGAACTTTCACCAAAAGTTGCTTTCTGAATATAGAAATTCCTACATCGCCTTTAACCTGTAag GGCTTCAAATTAACCAAGCAAAGTATGTGGAGATCCACTCTAAACTGGCAGGCAGTTTCAACTAGCCGGTATCCTCCTGGTCATTTCTTGGCCAGTAAACAAGGCTTTGGTCTTCAGTTTGCACAGATTGGCCGAGATGCCTCTGCTGCT GGTGCAGCTCGCAGATTAACTACACAGAAAAAGAATTTGGAGATTGTTGAATCAATTGGAGCTGCTGGAAAACCTGATTCCAACAGGGTGAAGAAGTACTTCAGGCTAGAG TTTTCGGAGAAGCAGCTGGAAGATATAGATGACGATCTAGATTACAGGGCACTTGAAAGTGGATTT GTTGCAGTTACTCCTCTCTCTCTATCTCCTCATACTGAGACCAATATTCAAATGGCAGCTTCTGATTGGATTTCATCTGTGTTTCCTGGTGAACAATAG
- the LOC114417927 gene encoding protein MAIN-LIKE 2-like: MELNEDPGPIDNYVLYDQDNHVSSAVWDGHERGVLRCHEHTSMLDQWKLTPKQIKLVEKAGFGHLRLLPAMSLDNALIAALVERWRRETNSFHLTVGELTITLEDVSLLLGLAIDGEPVIGPISAPSSVCEKLLGRVPEDLNGGMVKLTWLKEFFSECPEDASQEEIERCTRAYLLYLVGSTIFSTTTGNKVPVMYLSLFEDFDKAGKFAWGAGALAFLYRALGNASLKSQSTISGCLTLVQCWCYSRLNVGLPKFNQEPDNNCFPFVLKWKGKSGARTKCNVVSYRKALDSLNPCDVQWLPYKDMDCTAIPEDIKASLILRASRTMLLCFDKAERHLPDRCLRQFAMHQTIPKDVERWERKSRIVDHGVDLMGKMDLALKEWSERWVHVVEGGDIVDEGEYMQWYQKITRKYIGRVTSSLESEYQRTVTAMREIANIADIVSAEGLDSYNRELLDEVKNIVHKCLTEQFEEIPNEKVKKKGNRKRRQKDHLSMEYE, encoded by the exons ATGGAGCTCAATGAAGATCCTGGACCAATTGATAATTATGTTCTTTATGATCAAGATAATCATGTATCTTCAGCAGTTTGGGATGGACAT GAGCGTGGTGTACTTAGATGCCATGAACACACTTCAATGCTTGATCAGTGGAAGCTCACACCTAAACAGATTAAGTTGGTTGAGAAGGCTGGTTTCGGTCACCTACGATTACTTCCTGCTATGAGTCTTGACAATGCATTGATAGCAGCTTTGGTTGAGCGGTGGAGGAGAGAAACAAATTCCTTCCACTTAACTGTTGGAGAATTGACGATAACCCTTGAAGATGTATCACTACTACTTGGATTGGCTATTGACGGAGAACCTGTGATAGGTCCAATAAGTGCACCAAGTTCAGTTTGTGAAAAATTATTAGGGAGAGTACCAGAGGACCTGAATGGTGGAATGGTGAAGCTTACTTGGCTCAAGGAGTTCTTCTCTGAGTGTCCTGAAGATGCATCACAGGAGGAAATTGAACGATGTACTCGTGCTTACCTTTTATACCTAGTAGGCAGTACAATATTTTCTACAACAACAGGGAACAAAGTCCCTGTTATGTACCTTTCTTTGTTTGAAGACTTTGACAAGGCTGGGAAGTTTGCTTGGGGTGCAGGAGCATTGGCATTTTTATATAGAGCACTCGGCAATGCTTCTCTTAAATCTCAAAGCACTATTAGTGGCTGTTTAACTCTAGTACAG tgctGGTGTTATTCTCGCCTCAATGTTGGACTGCCAAAATTTAATCAAGAACCTGATAATAATTGCTTTCCCTTTGTGCTTAAATGGAAAGGGAAAAGTGGTGCTCGGACAAAATGTAATGTAGTGTCCTACAGAAAGGCTTTGGACTCTCTTAATCCATGTGAT GTCCAGTGGCTACCTTACAAGGACATGGACTGTACAGCCATACCAGAAGATATAAAAGCTAGTCTGATTTTACGGGCATCTAGGACTATGTTATTGTGTTTTGACAAGGCAGAAAGGCACCTTCCCGATCGTTGCTTACGTCAGTTTGCCATGCATCAAACTATCCCAAAAGACGTGGAACGATGGGAGAGGAAGAGTCGTATAGTGGATCATGGGGTAGACTTGATGGGAAAAATGGACTTGGCTCTCAAAGAGTGGTCTGAACGTTGGGTTCATGTTGTTGAAGGTGGTGACATTGTAGATGAGGGTGAGTACATGCAGTGGTATCAGAAGATTACCCGGAAATATATTGGGAGAGTCACATCATCCCTGGAGTCAGAGTATCAAAGAACA GTTACTGCTATGAGGGAAATTGCAAATATTGCTGATATAGTCTCAGCAGAAGGGTTGGATTCTTATAATAGAGAGTTGCTTGATGAAGTGAAAAATATTGTGCACAAATGTTTAACAGAGCAGTTTGAAGAAATACCAAACGAGAAAGTTAAAAAGAAGGGTAATCGGAAACGTAGGCAAAAGGACCACCTGAGTATGGAATATGAATAG
- the LOC114417926 gene encoding beta-fructofuranosidase, cell wall isozyme-like produces MAMSTILLLTFFSFIYGSAATHHVYRNLQSLSSDSSNQPYRTAYHFQPPKNWINDPNGPLRYAGLYHLFYQYNPKGAVWGNIVWAHSVSKDLVNWTPLDPAIFPSQPSDINGCWSGSTTLLPGNKPVILYTGIDLLNQQVQNLAQPKNLSDPFLREWVKSPKNPLMAPTSANKINSSSFRDPTTAWLGKDGHWRVLVGSKRRTRGIAILYRSKDFVNWVQAKHPLYSILGSGMWECPDFFPVLNNDQLGVDTSVNGYDVRHVLKVSLDDKKHDYYMIGSYNAAKDAFIPDEESNEFVLRYDYGKYYASKTFFDDGKKRRILLGWANESSSVAADIKKGWSGIHTIPRALWLHKSGKQLVQWPVVEVEKLRAYPVNLPPQVLKGGKLLPINGVTATQADVEISFEVSNLREAEVLDYWTDPQILCSKKGSSIKSGLGPFGLLVFASEGLQEYTSVFFRIFRHQHKYLVLLCSDQSRSSLNKDNDLTSYGTFVDVDPLHEKLSLRTLIDHSVVESFGGEGRACITARVYPTLAINDEAQLYAFNNGTADVNITKLNAWSMKKAQIN; encoded by the exons ATGGCTATGTCTACTATTTTGCTTttgactttcttttctttcatttatggCAGTGCAGCTACTCATCACGTTTATAGAAATCTTCAGAGTCTATCTTCTGATTCCTCCAACCAACCTTACAGAACTGCTTATCACTTCCAACCTCCCAAGAATTGGAtaaatg ATCCCAATG GACCATTGAGATATGCAGGACTTTACCACCTATTCTATCAATACAATCCTAAAGGTGCAGTTTGGGGAAATATTGTGTGGGCACATTCAGTGTCAAAGGATCTTGTGAATTGGACTCCACTAGATCCTGCCATTTTTCCATCTCAACCGTCCGATATAAATGGCTGTTGGTCAGGATCAACCACACTACTTCCTGGGAACAAACCAGTTATTCTATACACTGGAATTGACCTATTGAATCAGCAAGTTCAAAACTTGGCCCAACCCAAAAATTTGTCTGACCCATTTCTTAGGGAATGGGTCAAGTCCCCCAAAAATCCTCTAATGGCACCAACTAGTGCTAACAAGATCAATTCAAGTTCATTTAGAGACCCCACCACTGCTTGGCTAGGCAAAGATGGGCATTGGAGGGTACTTGTTGGAAGCAAAAGAAGAACTAGGGGAATCGCAATTTTGTATAGGAGCAAAGACTTTGTTAATTGGGTTCAAGCCAAACACCCTTTGTATTCAATCCTAGGAAGTGGCATGTGGGAGTGTCCTGATTTTTTCCCTGTTTTGAATAATGACCAATTGGGTGTTGACACGTCGGTGAATGGTTATGATGTTAGGCACGTGCTCAAGGTTAGCTtggatgacaaaaaacatgattacTATATGATTGGGAGTTACAATGCTGCCAAGGATGCATTTATCCCGGATGAAGAGTCTAATGAATTTGTTTTAAGATATGACTATGGAAAATACTATGCCTCAAAAACTTTCTTTGATGATGGGAAGAAGAGAAGGATTTTGTTAGGGTGGGCTAATGAATCCTCTAGTGTTGCTGCTGATATCAAGAAGGGATGGTCTGGAATCCAT ACAATTCCAAGGGCTTTGTGGCTGCATAAGTCTGGTAAACAGTTGGTACAGTGGCCAGTGGTGGAAGTTGAAAAGCTACGTGCATACCCAGTCAACTTGCCCCCCCAAGTGCTAAAAGGAGGCAAGTTGCTTCCAATTAATGGTGTCACAGCAACACAG GCCGATGTTGAAATTTCATTTGAAGTGAGTAATTTGAGAGAGGCTGAAGTATTGGACTATTGGACAGACCCCCAAATTCTGTGTAGTAAAAAGGGTTCATCCATCAAAAGtggactgggcccatttggtctGTTAGTTTTTGCTTCAGAGGGTTTGCAAGAGTATACATCAGTTTTCTTCAGAATATTCAGACACCAACACAAATATTTGGTGCTCTTGTGCAGTGATCAAAGCAG GTCTTCCTTAAACAAAGACAATGATTTGACCAGTTATGGAACTTTTGTGGACGTCGACCCTCTTCATGAGAAGCTATCATTGAGAACCTTG ATTGATCATTCTGTCGTGGAGAGTTTTGGAGGAGAAGGAAGGGCTTGCATCACGGCTAGAGTTTATCCCACATTAGCAATCAATGATGAAGCACAACTATATGCTTTCAATAATGGAACTGCTGATGTCAACATCACAAAACTGAATGCTTGGAGCATGAAGAAAGCACAGATAAATTGA
- the LOC114417928 gene encoding putative F-box/FBD/LRR-repeat protein At1g78840, whose amino-acid sequence MGNMTCSFNKTDSIECCEAEMQKADSQESGPALKKSKTKILASQNVDNCEMEESQDRLSDMPDCLIHHILSFMETKDAIQTCVLSKRWRYLWASVPCLSFSSKSFMRLVNFKKFVLWVLNHRDSSHVKLLVYYRFGVDYTTDQGLLNKVIEYAASHGVEEIKINLRAKTAGRTSGSPPVEIPLSLFTCQSLKKLELTDCHPTNGSSPLGCTSLDMLHLEQFSMHPAAADFSNPFASLAELFGFTTLTTLHLNNFILCYTGTDCLDPFANCVHLKNLHLSEMSFNSDLNSKDFVISAPKLSNLNLMCNRFKCKIVVAAPQLSNFIYLYSTPCAFFEFRLPSMDGLIIDIHEPHYRFEKCRRRKRKETLHGLINMLRGHHSAEAVKLSFSTVKVICGASALVKPECLPSSKLKSLNFGVGSTYKIFINNLDHITAYFRNCSQHADFEIVTV is encoded by the exons ATGGGGAATATGACTTGCAGCTTCAACAAGACTGATTCAATTGAGTGCTGTGAAGCTGAAATGCAGAAGGCTGATTCTCAGGAATCTGGTCCTGCGTTGAAGAAgtcaaaaaccaaaattttggCCTCTCAAAATGTAGATAATTGTGAAATGGAAGAAAGTCAGGATAGACTTAGTGACATGCCGGATTGTCTTATCCATCATATTTTGTCATTTATGGAAACAAAGGATGCAATTCAAACTTGTGTTTTGTCGAAGCGGTGGAGGTATCTTTGGGCTTCAGTTCCCTGCCTGAGTTTCAGCAGCAAATCATTCATGCGTTTGGTTAACTTTAAGAAGTTTGTGCTGTGGGTCCTAAACCATCGCGATTCTTCTCATGTCAAACTTCTTGTTTACTACCGTTTTGGGGTAGATTATACGACAGATCAAGGTCTATTGAATAAGGTTATTGAGTATGCAGCATCACATGGGGTTgaagaaatcaaaatcaatctCCGGGCAAAAACCGCTGGCAGAACCTCTGGCAGTCCGCCAGTTGAAATTCCTTTGTCTCTATTTACTTGCCAATCTTTGAAAAAGCTCGAGTTAACAGATTGCCATCCTACGAATGGGTCATCCCCGTTAGGTTGCACATCATTGGACATGTTGCATCTGGAACAGTTTTCAATGCATCCTGCTGCAGCTGACTTTTCGAATCCATTTGCAAGTTTGGCAGAACTATTTGGTTTTACAACATTGACAACTCTGCATCTAAATAACTTCATTCTGTGTTATACAGGAACTGACTGTTTGGATCCATTTGCTAATTGTGTCCATTTGAAGAATTTGCACTTAAGTGAAATGTCCTTTAATTCAGATTTGAACTCTAAGGATTTTGTGATATCTGCTCCTAAGCTGAGTAACTTGAATCTGATGTGCAACCGCTTTAAATGCAAGATTGTAGTTGCTGCACCACAGCTTTCCAATTTCATTTACTTGTATTCTACACCTTGTGCCTTTTTTGAGTTTCGTCTTCCTTCTATGGATGGCTTGATCATTGATATACATGAACCACATTATCGATTTGAAAAATGTCGtcgaaggaaaagaaaggagaCTTTACATGGTTTGATCAATATGTTACGGGGACATCATAGTGCAGAAGCTGTTAAACTATCATTCTCTACAGTTAAG gttatTTGTGGAGCTTCAGCCCTTGTGAAGCCAGAATGTTTGCCTTCTAGTAAATTGAAGTCATTGAACTTTGGAGTTGGATCAACATATAAAATCTTCATCAACAACCTTGACCATATAACAGCCTACTTCCGCAATTGTTCTCAGCATGCAGACTTCGAGATTGTGACTGTTTAG